The sequence tatttcctttttattatctTTATTTCTCTATTTcgcattttatattattttttacacgAAAAGTGACTTTTGTTTTACACTACTTTTCGAGATATGCGAAATCCTTTCAGTACGAATAGAGTAAATTTAGGTGATTTGAAGACCGACCGACTCAGATTTTACTACCGGCTTGTGCCTCTTATAAACATGAATAATGCCTCGTACCCACTGGATCCTTTTTAGTTCTAGAaagaaaataagataaataaattaaaatagtaCATTCTTGTAGTTGGGGGCTTTATATTCAGCAATAAATTCTTTGTAAATTAAGATTGCTGAATGGTGTATTGTTTATTTGACTTTACAGTTTTGAGTATATTAAGTTTCAAAACAAGATTCGAttacttttctttatttttctttctcaaataTACTACAAGTTACTAATAGGATAACAATATAAGTACATGTACTTGTGAGTTATTAGTCGACTGGGTATAATAACTGTGAAAGCTCTTTTAATCAAGTGGTTGACAAATAATTAATGATTAGGAAAACATACATGCTTCATTTTCAAAAACAGTTATACATTTTCTAATGAAAATTGTTGCAAAAAGTTCAGAGATATTAGTGTCATTTTCAACTAGCTGAGGATAGCCTTTTTGAATGCCTCCTCAATGACTAATGAACTGAGATTTAATTTGTTAGATGACAAATTCTAgagaagataaataaaattaatcgtAACTATAATTTATTTGGAATATAAATAAAGGTTGTCAAAAATAGACAATTTTTTCAGAATGAATTATAAGCTTTATAAcatgtaattttgttttttttttgtcagcaacgtgtaattttgtttttttcatcaactacatataatttagttatatcattacaaacataaaatttatcaCGTCGCGAGATACACATGATGGTCATGTAGCTATCAGTAAAAAAATGTAGTTATCAGTATCTCGGTGCCAAACCCTTCTCTTAACAAATTCCTAAATAGTAACTATAAAATGTAAAGTCTCGTGACATGTATTACACATCATATTTGTCTGTGGTTCAACATTGTGACGAATCACGGTTCACCATAGGTTTGAAATGCTTATTTGCTAAGCCGTTTTGAGCAAACAGCAACAAGGAACGGCTAATCTCCCGTCCAAGTTTCCCAAAAGAGATCGCTCCTGAAACACCCCAACAAAACCAAATCAGGTACGAAATCTCTACGCACGTGTCTATATTTCTTGGGAAGCTTATAAGATACTTCCTCCGCTCcgttaaaataaattttttagaaaaaaagtttgtttcacaaaatgtatttttttgtgttttctatgaaaaaattaattgactttattgaattaatattggttaaaagttattgaaaattacagaaaatgatatatttattatgatagtttaatgtatttttttaatgtgtgaaaaaactaaaatatctataattaaTACTAtgtgtttgacaaaaaaaaagatattaattaatatgtaGCTAGTCTGTTAATTATAGTTGAGAAGAAAATGAAATTAGCTTTTGAAGACTAGTAGGTCAACATCTTTAGTAAGCTTTAATTTATGATCATGTCCATGTGTTTTCCCTTTTCCCTAATAAAATTCAACGAAtggtttatttatttgtttttcttataatGATTAAATACCGGAATCCTTCCTTTTCTTTTGTATTATTGCACAAAATAAGTAGATATGGTGGATGTCAAACAGACAAACCATACGAAAAGTTCGGTATTTCCGGCAGCTTATGTACGACCAAGCAATaaagaaaccaaaccaaaccatgtGGTCTATGAAGTATGAATAAAATAGTAGTTCGCATTTGGTACCAACCATTATTGATGATTGGTGATGGTTTCAGTCTTCGAGAAGCTCTAGTTTCTTCAGGGCCTCACGAACATCTGAATCCAAGGGTGCGTGAACCACGTTGTTGCTCTCCAAGGAGATCACGTCAGTGAGTGGATAGCTCCTGTTAGTGTGCAAAGCGTTGCTTGCGCTGCAAGACACCCCTTCTAGTACAACGCTCTTGTGAAGCCCTCCGAGCAATCCTTCGTAGTCAGTGTCACCTGATTCTCCCACGAACACAACCATCTTAGCCAGGTCAATGCCCCACCGAACAAACAAATACCTGGTTCACCATAACTGATTAGTAAGTAACAGAAACCATATAATTACTTCCTTGTACCACAAGTTTTGTACTTGATACTACTTATATTCCTTAAAGATAGATTTTATAgtgttttcacacatattattaaaacacattaaatcacTATTATAAATGTATCATTTTTGCAATTATCactttttaataacttttaaccaatagtaattcaagaaactcaattttttttttcaatttctgcatagaaaaacataaaacatttatccttccttctgaaaccattttttctctaaaacatCAATTGCAAAATTGAGAGAGTAGTAGTTACCTTAGGGCTTGTACACGAGAAGCCAGCACTGGTATCACGTTTATTCTGGTGCCACTCTGACTATAAACGACATGACAACGCAACGCCTGGATCCTAAGCACTTTCCTGAGCTCTCTCACTGGAGGTACCTGAAGATAAAAAGACGTAACAAACGAACttaagaagaatcaagaagacgtTCTTGATATGTTGCACTTGATTAAACTTACAGCTGCAGGCTTCTTGACAGCAAAGGTGTAACAGTAGTCAGTCGAAAGATGTTCAGCAAGAGTGACAATCtgctcatcatcatcaccaccagATCTTTTCTCGTTAACCGAAGACGCCCAACGGATCAAAGTCTTCCTCAGCCCTTCACCACCCCAGCGATACTCTACATGGGAATGGTAGTAAAAGTCAACAACGAAAGGACCATCTTCAGAGCTGAGAGATGTGTAGTAGAGATCACTCCCGCTGTTGCACACGAAAGCGTCGAAGTCATTAGGACTTAACCCTCCTGACTCCAAGAAAGATGTTATCTCAGAGATTTTAAGAGATGTTGACAATATGAACCCGACGGATCCATCAGCTCTCTCCTTTTCAACCGCCTCTAGGATCCTTCTCGTAGCAGCTAGTGTGTCCTTTTCACCGTCAAAGTCAAGAGCAATGACAAAGATAAACTTCCTTCTCCGCACCGCAGGGAACTTTCCAGAACTAACCTCTGACCTCTCCAGTGATGATCCCATTTTGCGGCTACTATCTTTGCCTTTAGACCAGTTTAAGACAGCAGCTTCGATTTTGCTCTTCCGGTCCATGGAGGAGCTCACTTCTTGATTCATTGAACCGTCGTTCCCACTTCCACCGTCAAATGAGAACCTCAAGTTCAAGGATATATCTCTGAAGGAATCACCGGGTGACTCAGGTTCTGAGttatcaccatcatcatcatcatcgtcgctTTGCCATTGTGGATGTCTTGGTTTGAAGCTGGTTATGCGGGATAGATAAGTTTTGCAATGCTCTGGCCAAGAGAATTGGTGAATGTTCTTCAACCCGTTTTGGCGACACTTTGCCCATAGGTGCTTATCAGCAACAAGCTTGAGAAGCGCTTCGGAAAGAGATTGCTGGTCATGAGGATCCACTAGGAGACCATTGTCCAGAATCTGGAAGAAAAGTGAAACAACCAAGAAGGTGCATTATGTAATAGTCTTGAGGGATACAATGATTTATTAATAAGAATACATACCCGGTGTATATCTACAGGACCGCCATTTTTTGTAGCAACCATTGGCAATCCATAGGCTGCAGCCTAGAAGggaaaaaacacacacacataagtCATGAAACAAACACATTTGAACATATAATAGGCTAATTAGTGTTTTAGTCTATTCTTTATTATTCAGAAACCAAGTCACACATGATGTAacaccgtttttttttttgagaaataaattCAACATTCAttcagaaaagaagaagaacatagaagaaggaaaaaaaaaacctcaattAGAGTAAGTCCAAATGGTTCTATGAAAGCTGGATTGATGAATACACCCTGCAAAGAATCCACACACAATAATTAATCTACTAAAGGGGACAGAAGCATCCTAAGCAAAATGTTTCTTTTGTGAATAAAAAATCTGACAGATCAAGTGTTGGATGGCCTTGTTTTCATGGTGAATAGCTCAAGAAACTTAAGACGACAATACATCTGATGATCTTGAATTAAGTAGCATGATATAGTTATAATGAACTGCTGAGAGTACCTTAGACTTTGCAGCTAGGCGATATATGTCAGGGACATCAGACTGTTTGTGATGTTTAGGGTAGGCGACTTGACCGTAGAGATCATACTTGTCAACTAGCTTCAGAACAGAAAGGAGAACAGAAGAACTCGTGCTCGACATTTCATCAATCCCATCACGGTTGCCCATAATAAGTGCCTGCAAACCAGAAACATGGACgacaatgaaaacaaaaaggtcattaaaacagaaacataaaacaaacaaactaaAGAGTTAAAAGAAATATCTTTACACATACCAAGTTAGCAAGCTCTCTCAGCGGGCGACATTCACCAAATGCTTTCACTAACGTCGTGATATTCTTTTTGGGGTCTGGCCTCGCAAGGGCAAGTATCATAGGCTTCCGGGAATTTGAAAAGAAACGCATTATCTGCATCACATGTTGAATTAAGAGATCAAGTAAGCTCTTGCTTGACAGAAACAtaattcaataatatttttatattcaataCGTGAAGCTGATAAAATCTGATGTAGATGCTATTATAGATTCAAGCAAGAACCTCAGCCCATATTGGTGGATCCCGAGAAGTTGGATGTTCCTCATTCCCATCTGCATCTTCCATATCACCATCATGTGGAACAATATGATTGAACTCCATCCCTGGTGGAATTTTCTGcagcaaaaaataaataaacagaaaATACTCTTATGATACTACAGAAGAGCAGGATCGGTCCTCGGTAAAACCAAATGAAACATTCGCCTTTAGCCTCCaaattttttgaagaaaattgcATAGACAAAATGGTCtcaaatttgtaaataaaaaaatatatattgaattctTTAGTAAATCGTCTAGATCAAGAAAATAGCTTAGAGCTTAAGTTACTTACAACCATGCGAGGCATGAACCGTCCATAACAGCTAACATTCCTCTTGATCCTTGCTCTCAACTTACGCTCCAGTATGGGATCAAACCCATCATACAACCTCCACTGCTCGTCTATCTCCTGCCTCGTGCTAGTTATCACCATCTCAGAAACGTCAACAGACAACTCCTCACCCTCTATCCGCCTCATAATCTTATAAGTCGAGTTGATCTCTTCTTTCGAGAGCCGTCCTTGCTTCAAAAGCTGCTCCAGCTTATCTCTACCGAGCGAGTGGCCAGTGAGAATCATAGGCACGTTAAGCGCACCCGACAGCAAAGCAGCGGCGTCACCAGCATCAGCGTAGTGTCCATGGATGGCAGAAGGCCAAATAGGCTTCCCACTACCACCACCAACAACTTGTTCGCCGAGAACGTTTGACATTTGTATGATGTGGCTCATAGCTCCATCGACGAACTCGGCGATGTGAGGCCATAGAAGCTCTTTTGGAATGTACTTGTCCTTTGGACCGAAGGGTATTCTCACTATATAAGCGCCGCTGCTCTCCCCCATCTCGTCCGAGAGGTCTTCAGAGTCTCTAGGAGTCAGCATTTCGGTTGGTTCGCCGTAGCTATAGTCAACATCTGGTGAAGAGACTTGTCTGGTAAGCAAGTCGACCCTGTAGACTCCTGGCATTGATCCTAAAGCACGTGCAAGCTCCACAACGTATTTAACCTGTAACATGAGAACTAACCAACCGTTATTACCAGATTACAATCACTTAGATTGTCTGTAACATTTACCTGGCCACCGGTATCAGAATCACGTCCGAGCTCCATGTTTTCGCCACGTATGAGACCATGAAGACTGCATGCATATATACTGAATGTTAAATAACTATAATGTTTCATCACTAATCAAATTCTCAATTGGTAGATCATTTGCAACATGTTCACTTAGATTTTGAGGACATGCCTTATTAAAACAAGATAGAGCTTGTTTCCCTTCTGTTGGTTAGCCCATATCTCCATGGACTCAGCAGAATTAATCCTCGCCAGCCTGCTTTTGATTCCATGAGTTGACACATCACTGACGATGTCTCCTTTCTCTCCTTCTGAAAACTCCTCGGACATATCATCTGTTACCTCCCTGCGACCTCTCTCACGCTCAAGACGGCGCTTGGCTAGCCTCTGTGCTTCCTTTTCCTCATGCTGCACAAACATAAGAAATGGCAGATAGAACATGAGTTGTCAATAATACACTTTAAAATGCTAATGATCAAAGAGAAGAAACTATGACTTATCTTGTTGGGAAACCATAAGCACAAAATAGTTCAATAACATCAAGTTCATAGCTAATTCCATAATTCAATGATACAAGGTCATAAAGCAGGACATGATAGCTAttgaaattaaaattcaaagccagattctttttttttttttgaatatcatGAAAGTTCGGGACCCGTAGCACCACAGACCCAAAACTACATCgtttaatattagtttcgtccCAGCAGTCACTCGAACCGGACACAATGCACATAATCCTTTCGAGTTGAGCTAATGAACTCTCTGGTAACTCTAACTGCCGAATTCAagcaaaatcatttttaaagaCTAGTCCCCAGTGATTCCTTACAAAAAGTTTGCTCTTTTTATATTGTTAGTCTTACTATTGAAAGAGATTTAAAAATGCAAACAGAAACACTTTAAAAAGGCGaccagaattaaaaaaaaaaacatgacttCAGAGTCAAACAATTCAGATCAAAGTCAACACTCCATAGATATGATGCTAGATTACTTTTACATAAGAAACctctaatttatttaaaaaattacaagCAAAAAAGGGTGAaaaaagcttttaaaaaaaaacagaacctgCTTCTTTTGACGAGCGAGATTCCAGATCCTCCAACACATGTTCTCCAACCGTGTGTTCCTCTCTTGCGTACTCCTCGTAGCAACAGcctaatacaaaaaaaaaggccACCAACTTTATCATAAACTCACAAaagcaaaagaagaaagagaagcagAAGAGCAGTGGTGCTTTACCTTGGTCCATGACTTGTGAAGATCAGTCTCATCGTACCCAGTAATGACTTCCTCAACGAAGTAACGGCTAGGAGTGAACCTGCCTCTCTCCCTTAACAAAAGCGAAGGGCGAGCATCGTCGAGAGGCTGACCAACGTCGAGAATCGCCTCCAAGTAACTGTTCACCCAATCGTTCCCAGCCATTTCTTGCCTTTGCGAAGAATATGCTTAGAGAATGATTCTCGTACCTTTTGCTTTGTTGATCGAAAGAGACAAAGATCCACTCAGCTTGGAGTATGTGGGGTTAGTGAAGACGATACACAGACAGGTCCACTCCACACGCATCCGTTTCGAACGGCTCAAAACTCTGCCgaccttttttgtttttatattgcaatagttttttttttaatcaaggAAAGAAAACTGTCATAAAATATTGTTCTTACAGAAGTAAAACTTGTTTTGACTGGATTATAACATAATTAGGAAAGTAAAAAagtcctgtttttttttaattaggtgTTTGAATTGACTAGTGATaaccatattttatatttctgcTTGACCATATTCGTTTTAGTTCAGACTAATATTTAGTTTccttatagtatatattaacaaacatgaatataaaaatgaatatgCCTCATAGTCCGATGATAGATCTTCTGACAGAGAACGAAGAGCATATCTTACAATATTAAAAGCAAAATAAGCTCAAAGGAGAGCTATGACACGTAAGCTTAAAAAATCATCCAATTAGGGATAAGCTATTTTACACATCGTTTATTCAATTCTGAGTTTCTTCTATGGCTTTAAACTACTTAGCTCTGGCCCAAAAAAGAGCCCACTTCAATAGCCCTAACTTCTGAAACGATGATAGCTTCTATCGCCTTCCCCTCAGACACTTCGTCTTCTCCGCTTCGAGTTCTTGCGACCTCCGTTACCGCAATCTCACTTCTTATCAATCAATAGTTTTGTTAACTTCACTCTTTATGATTTCGTTTCGCATCCCTCCCTTTCTCATTCTTTATATACtactgttttttctttcttttgctaCAAACCAAAACACTCAAATCTCCTCAAATCGATCTCAAGCTCTAGCATGGCCAATGATCAGGAAGTTATGTTCTTCAGAGCTATATCACTAGGTCCCCACGAAACCCAGATATGCTACCGTCTAATCCATTTCTGGGAGCTCCGAACCCCactgaaaaaaaacatttattggTCTGGAAATTCTCCTCATCGACGAACAGGTTCGTGAATCCTCCAAAATTTAGTTTCCTATATTTTCCACTGATTTTATATATCGTTAAACATGGTTGTGTTTCCACTGATTTAATATATTGTTAAACATGgttatcttaaatattttcCTTCTGTCTTATGTTAATTTTTACATCTTCTTCAAGGAACTGTTATTCAAGGATTCATTCCATCAGGatgtgttaaaaaatatttgccTGACATGAAACAAGGATCAGTTTACAGTCTCTTGACCTTCTAcggatccaaaaacaaaacggTGCACCGGGTTGCTGATCATAGCGTAACCGTTTCTTTCTCATAGAACTCTATCATGTCGGTTCTTAACGACAGTCCCGTCCCCTTTGACGAAGACCGTTTACGCTTCCATTCATATGAGGATTTTGAAGCTAAATGTGATCTCAAATGTGACCTCTACGGTGAGATCTCTAAATTTTCAATACATCTCTGAGTTACATGGTTTTATGATTGGGTGCAGTTTTTAGCTTTTCTTCCtgcttatataattaaatctctATTCTTTTTAAAGTAGAGTGAAGTAAtttgtttaagtttttaaaGAGTTTTGGTTTgtcttaatattatttataatcattCTCTGAAGTAACTCTTGGAAGAGAAACCTGTCGATGAATGAAGTATGGTTTGTATTGTTAACTAGCACAACTTATTAACCTTCACCCTTTGATTTTGTCGAGCATCAAAGCGTAGCTTAGCATAAATAGGATTTCTGTTTCAATTTCATGTGATGATAAAAACTTAGACATTTTATTTTGGAGCCATCTAACTTATACTCTTTGTGAACAATGTAATAGATGTTGTTGGACACATGAAGCTGGTCAATGGACATGAGAGCGTCCCATCCTTAACGAAGCGGAGATAGCAACTATGCGGCATCTTTTGGTTCATGTGCAATCGCATGAGTATGTGTTTTCTTATTTCTTAGACACCACTTCTTTGAGCTTCTCTTAACCCGTCAATATCAATATTTTGCAGCGGACCTGTTTTGATCAATTGAGCAGATAATGTTTCCAAATTTTCACGAATTCTGGTGAGAGAGTATTGTTCTGGATATATTGATATGCAATTGATTTGGTATGATCCTTGAAAAACGT comes from Brassica rapa cultivar Chiifu-401-42 chromosome A02, CAAS_Brap_v3.01, whole genome shotgun sequence and encodes:
- the LOC103851339 gene encoding sucrose-phosphate synthase 1, encoding MAGNDWVNSYLEAILDVGQPLDDARPSLLLRERGRFTPSRYFVEEVITGYDETDLHKSWTKAVATRSTQERNTRLENMCWRIWNLARQKKQHEEKEAQRLAKRRLERERGRREVTDDMSEEFSEGEKGDIVSDVSTHGIKSRLARINSAESMEIWANQQKGNKLYLVLISLHGLIRGENMELGRDSDTGGQVKYVVELARALGSMPGVYRVDLLTRQVSSPDVDYSYGEPTEMLTPRDSEDLSDEMGESSGAYIVRIPFGPKDKYIPKELLWPHIAEFVDGAMSHIIQMSNVLGEQVVGGGSGKPIWPSAIHGHYADAGDAAALLSGALNVPMILTGHSLGRDKLEQLLKQGRLSKEEINSTYKIMRRIEGEELSVDVSEMVITSTRQEIDEQWRLYDGFDPILERKLRARIKRNVSCYGRFMPRMVKIPPGMEFNHIVPHDGDMEDADGNEEHPTSRDPPIWAEIMRFFSNSRKPMILALARPDPKKNITTLVKAFGECRPLRELANLALIMGNRDGIDEMSSTSSSVLLSVLKLVDKYDLYGQVAYPKHHKQSDVPDIYRLAAKSKGVFINPAFIEPFGLTLIEAAAYGLPMVATKNGGPVDIHRILDNGLLVDPHDQQSLSEALLKLVADKHLWAKCRQNGLKNIHQFSWPEHCKTYLSRITSFKPRHPQWQSDDDDDDGDNSEPESPGDSFRDISLNLRFSFDGGSGNDGSMNQEVSSSMDRKSKIEAAVLNWSKGKDSSRKMGSSLERSEVSSGKFPAVRRRKFIFVIALDFDGEKDTLAATRRILEAVEKERADGSVGFILSTSLKISEITSFLESGGLSPNDFDAFVCNSGSDLYYTSLSSEDGPFVVDFYYHSHVEYRWGGEGLRKTLIRWASSVNEKRSGGDDDEQIVTLAEHLSTDYCYTFAVKKPAAVPPVRELRKVLRIQALRCHVVYSQSGTRINVIPVLASRVQALRYLFVRWGIDLAKMVVFVGESGDTDYEGLLGGLHKSVVLEGVSCSASNALHTNRSYPLTDVISLESNNVVHAPLDSDVREALKKLELLED